The proteins below come from a single Ruegeria sp. THAF33 genomic window:
- a CDS encoding DMT family transporter, producing MFEPKHHNPPLAAALIFVATAFIAATTLLAKALGTDALGPPLHAMQISHGRFLFALLAIVLAVASLRPRLVRPHWGLHVGRTSFGWAGVTLMFASVAFIPMADATAISFLNPVFGMVLAIPLLHERVGPWRWLAAAVALTGAMILLRPTPASFQPAALLALAAAALIGMELIFIKKLSGREPPMQILLINNAMGVLIATLAVSFVFQMPTPQQWAALVGIGVLMACAQACFVNGMARADASFVAPISYATLIFAALYDFAVFDVIPDWISLVGSATILAGGLILVWREAVRRRA from the coding sequence ATGTTCGAACCCAAGCACCACAATCCACCGCTTGCCGCTGCGCTGATTTTTGTCGCCACCGCCTTTATCGCGGCGACGACGCTGCTGGCCAAGGCGCTGGGGACGGATGCGTTGGGCCCGCCCTTGCACGCCATGCAGATCAGTCACGGGCGGTTTCTGTTTGCCCTGCTGGCGATTGTGCTGGCGGTTGCATCTTTGCGGCCCCGGTTGGTGCGGCCCCATTGGGGGCTTCACGTCGGGCGAACCAGTTTTGGCTGGGCGGGGGTGACATTGATGTTCGCATCGGTTGCCTTCATTCCGATGGCGGATGCGACGGCCATATCCTTTCTGAACCCTGTCTTTGGTATGGTGCTGGCCATTCCGCTGCTGCACGAGCGGGTCGGCCCATGGCGCTGGCTGGCGGCGGCTGTCGCCTTGACGGGCGCGATGATCCTGCTGCGCCCGACCCCCGCCAGCTTTCAGCCCGCCGCCCTTCTGGCGTTGGCAGCGGCTGCGCTGATCGGGATGGAGCTGATTTTCATCAAAAAACTGTCCGGGCGCGAGCCACCTATGCAGATCCTGCTGATCAACAACGCAATGGGGGTGCTGATCGCCACTTTAGCTGTCAGCTTCGTCTTTCAGATGCCAACCCCGCAGCAGTGGGCGGCATTGGTGGGGATCGGCGTTCTGATGGCCTGCGCCCAGGCCTGTTTCGTCAACGGCATGGCGCGGGCGGATGCATCCTTTGTGGCCCCTATCAGCTATGCCACGCTGATCTTTGCCGCCCTTTACGACTTTGCGGTCTTTGATGTGATCCCCGACTGGATCAGTCTGGTCGGGTCTGCGACCATCCTGGCCGGCGGGCTGATCCTGGTCTGGCGAGAAGCGGTGCGGCGCCGCGCCTGA
- a CDS encoding aspartate aminotransferase family protein, whose amino-acid sequence MIPSVLPTYNRAPLTFVKGEGAWLTEADGRRFLDLGAGIAVNALGHAHPALVAALTDQAHALWHVSNLYNIPQQQALADKLVEHSFADTVFFTNSGTESCELAVKMARKYFYNKDQPERVEIITFDGSFHGRSSAGIAAAGSEKMTKGFGPLLPGFVHVAFGDLDGVTDAITDKTAAILIEPIQGEGGIRPVPDAELKALRQICDDNGLLLILDEVQCGVGRTGKLFAHQWAGITPDIMMVAKGIGGGFPLGAVLATEDAASGMTAGTHGSTYGGNPLGCAVGCAVIDHVATPAFLESVNRKAGLLRQKLEALIADHPDVFEEVRGSGLMLGLKCKPANIDVVNAGYDNLVITVPAADNVIRLLPPLTLTEDDIAQAMIRLDKAARQIETQLQTA is encoded by the coding sequence ATGATCCCGTCCGTTCTGCCGACCTATAACCGTGCGCCCCTGACCTTCGTGAAGGGCGAAGGCGCCTGGCTGACCGAGGCGGATGGCCGACGTTTCTTGGATCTCGGCGCAGGGATCGCCGTGAACGCGCTGGGCCATGCCCATCCGGCATTGGTCGCCGCGCTGACTGACCAGGCCCATGCGCTGTGGCATGTCTCGAACCTGTACAACATTCCTCAGCAACAGGCGTTGGCTGACAAGCTGGTGGAACACAGTTTTGCCGATACGGTTTTCTTTACGAACTCCGGCACGGAATCCTGCGAACTGGCCGTGAAAATGGCCCGCAAGTATTTCTATAACAAAGATCAGCCCGAGCGGGTCGAGATCATCACTTTCGATGGTTCGTTCCACGGCCGGTCGTCAGCGGGCATCGCCGCTGCCGGGTCCGAGAAAATGACCAAGGGCTTCGGCCCTCTGCTGCCGGGTTTCGTGCATGTGGCCTTCGGCGATCTGGACGGCGTGACCGACGCCATCACCGACAAGACCGCCGCGATCCTGATCGAGCCCATCCAAGGCGAGGGCGGTATTCGCCCCGTCCCCGACGCCGAACTCAAGGCGCTGCGTCAGATCTGCGACGACAACGGGCTATTGCTGATCCTTGATGAAGTCCAGTGCGGCGTCGGCCGGACAGGCAAGCTCTTTGCCCATCAATGGGCCGGCATCACACCTGATATCATGATGGTCGCCAAAGGCATCGGCGGGGGCTTCCCGCTGGGGGCCGTCCTGGCGACGGAGGACGCGGCATCCGGCATGACCGCAGGCACCCACGGTTCGACCTATGGCGGCAACCCGCTGGGCTGCGCGGTGGGCTGCGCGGTGATCGATCATGTGGCAACACCTGCCTTTTTGGAAAGCGTCAACCGCAAGGCGGGCCTGCTGCGCCAAAAGCTCGAAGCCCTGATCGCAGATCACCCCGACGTGTTCGAAGAGGTGCGCGGATCGGGCCTGATGCTCGGCCTCAAGTGCAAGCCTGCCAATATCGACGTGGTCAATGCAGGTTATGACAACCTCGTCATCACCGTTCCCGCCGCCGACAACGTGATCCGCCTGTTGCCGCCTCTCACCCTGACCGAGGACGATATCGCTCAGGCCATGATCCGCCTCGACAAGGCCGCCCGGCAGATCGAGACCCAACTCCAAACCGCCTGA
- a CDS encoding twin-arginine translocation pathway signal, which translates to MTDALLSRRSLITQGVAVLTTGATGLLVPARAAGIAPTPSMRGGSNNYRPGAPIVDRIGGGGFWMTGTVRRAGDGAPLPGQRIQIWAHTTEGHERDPQSHGATLTDEKGEFRLEMPQIVPAFGQPHGHLAYDSGAFETVFLRPVMSSSKDKTLAAHFVLQPL; encoded by the coding sequence ATGACAGATGCGTTGCTGTCCCGTCGTTCCCTGATCACCCAAGGTGTTGCCGTTTTGACAACCGGCGCCACAGGGCTTTTGGTGCCTGCCCGCGCAGCCGGGATTGCGCCGACGCCTTCAATGCGGGGCGGATCAAACAACTATCGCCCCGGTGCGCCAATCGTGGACCGGATCGGTGGCGGCGGGTTCTGGATGACCGGCACCGTACGACGGGCGGGCGATGGCGCTCCCCTGCCCGGCCAGCGCATTCAGATCTGGGCCCATACCACAGAAGGGCACGAGCGTGACCCGCAAAGCCATGGAGCGACCTTGACGGATGAAAAGGGTGAATTCCGCCTGGAAATGCCGCAGATCGTTCCTGCATTCGGTCAACCGCACGGGCATCTGGCCTATGACAGCGGCGCGTTCGAAACCGTGTTCCTGCGGCCTGTGATGTCCAGTTCCAAAGACAAGACACTGGCTGCGCATTTCGTGTTGCAACCGCTCTGA
- a CDS encoding ferric reductase-like transmembrane domain-containing protein yields MRTGVIWATLIAALAVPLIAAAGSPYLAWRDPTYILAGFAGILSLGLLLLQPLLAGRYLPGLSAVISRHIHRWIGLTLVLAIVVHVAGLWLTSPPDVVDALLFVSPTPFSAWGVIAMWAAFGAALLGVFRKRLRQRFRLWRLSHTALAGVTIVGSLVHAMLIEGTMEIVTKTALCALVLLASASTLAKLKVWDIRRRP; encoded by the coding sequence ATCCGAACCGGTGTCATTTGGGCGACCCTGATCGCCGCCCTTGCCGTTCCTTTAATCGCTGCGGCAGGCAGCCCGTATCTTGCGTGGCGCGATCCAACCTATATCCTCGCCGGGTTTGCCGGAATTCTGAGCTTGGGCCTGCTGTTGCTGCAGCCGCTTCTGGCCGGAAGATACCTTCCGGGCTTGTCCGCAGTGATAAGCCGCCACATTCACCGCTGGATCGGTCTGACCCTGGTGCTGGCGATTGTGGTCCATGTCGCGGGGTTGTGGCTTACCAGCCCGCCGGATGTGGTGGATGCGTTGTTGTTCGTATCGCCAACGCCGTTCTCGGCCTGGGGTGTCATTGCCATGTGGGCCGCTTTCGGGGCGGCCCTGTTAGGGGTCTTCCGCAAACGTCTGCGCCAGCGCTTTCGTCTTTGGCGGCTGAGCCACACCGCACTGGCCGGGGTGACGATTGTCGGCAGCCTTGTTCACGCCATGCTGATCGAAGGCACGATGGAGATCGTAACCAAAACAGCGCTTTGCGCACTGGTCCTCTTGGCGAGCGCAAGTACGCTCGCCAAATTGAAAGTGTGGGATATCCGTCGACGCCCTTAG
- the argF gene encoding ornithine carbamoyltransferase produces MNHFLDIHKTDSTDLRAMIDQAGVMKQARLGRPKAAPDDEQPLKDRMVALIFEKPSTRTRVSFDVGVRQMGGQTMVLSGKDMQLGHGETIADTARVLSRYVDMIMIRTFDETILTEMAEYSDVPVINGLTDRTHPCQIMADVLTFEEHRGPIAGKKVVWTGDGNNVCASFLHAAGQFGFDLTFTGPAQLDPEEEFMGFARQKGSKIVIERDPHKAVEGADLVVADTWVSMHDSQSAKERRHNMLRPYQVNAELMSHAKPDALFMHCLPAHREEEATSEVMDGPNSVIFDEAENRLHAQKAVMRWCLGV; encoded by the coding sequence ATGAACCATTTTCTTGATATCCACAAAACCGATTCCACCGATCTGCGGGCCATGATCGATCAGGCGGGCGTGATGAAACAGGCGCGTTTGGGCCGCCCCAAGGCCGCCCCTGACGACGAACAACCGCTGAAAGATCGCATGGTGGCGCTGATCTTCGAAAAACCTTCGACGCGGACGCGCGTGTCTTTCGACGTGGGCGTGCGCCAGATGGGCGGGCAGACCATGGTGCTGTCCGGCAAGGACATGCAGCTGGGTCACGGCGAAACCATCGCCGACACCGCCCGCGTGCTGTCGCGCTATGTCGACATGATCATGATCCGCACCTTTGATGAAACCATCCTGACCGAAATGGCTGAATACTCGGACGTGCCGGTGATCAACGGCCTGACCGACCGCACCCATCCCTGCCAGATCATGGCCGACGTTCTGACATTCGAGGAACATCGCGGCCCCATCGCTGGCAAAAAGGTGGTCTGGACCGGTGATGGCAACAATGTCTGCGCTTCCTTCCTGCACGCCGCCGGACAATTCGGATTCGATCTGACCTTCACCGGCCCCGCTCAGCTTGACCCGGAAGAAGAGTTCATGGGGTTTGCCCGCCAGAAAGGTTCGAAAATCGTGATCGAAAGAGATCCGCACAAAGCGGTGGAAGGCGCGGACCTCGTCGTCGCGGACACCTGGGTTTCGATGCATGATTCCCAGTCGGCCAAAGAGCGCCGCCACAACATGCTGCGTCCATATCAGGTCAATGCTGAACTCATGTCGCATGCCAAACCGGATGCGCTGTTCATGCATTGCCTGCCGGCCCACCGCGAGGAAGAAGCGACCTCCGAGGTCATGGATGGACCGAACTCGGTCATTTTTGATGAAGCCGAAAACCGTCTGCATGCACAAAAGGCGGTGATGCGCTGGTGCCTGGGCGTCTAA